The Klebsiella sp. RHBSTW-00484 genome includes a window with the following:
- a CDS encoding SAM-dependent methyltransferase yields MRILDLGCGTGLSSMYLATEFGVEVVAADLWVNADDNARRFASASMENKIMPINLDISASPGLGIFARDAFDAVVSINAWHYFGTDRSFIDQCIAPYIKDGGMVAVIIPGLRTQNAEALPEMRSLIDSGVNLLTTDRWRSVWSKSQYLTISQCRHMTSGRQAWLEWQKCENVFAAADTAWGDEETGKQLRFIQMIGHVIK; encoded by the coding sequence ATGCGTATTCTCGATCTGGGCTGTGGTACGGGGCTGTCATCAATGTATCTGGCAACCGAATTTGGCGTCGAAGTTGTGGCTGCGGATTTGTGGGTTAACGCTGATGATAATGCCCGTCGCTTCGCGTCCGCTAGCATGGAGAACAAAATTATGCCCATCAATCTCGACATCAGCGCCTCCCCAGGGCTCGGGATCTTCGCTCGCGACGCTTTTGATGCGGTTGTCAGTATTAACGCCTGGCACTACTTCGGCACCGATCGCTCTTTTATTGATCAATGCATCGCGCCGTATATCAAAGATGGCGGCATGGTGGCCGTCATTATCCCGGGGTTGCGTACTCAAAACGCAGAAGCACTCCCTGAAATGCGTTCTCTTATTGATAGCGGCGTGAATCTCCTGACCACCGACCGCTGGCGCTCTGTGTGGTCTAAGAGCCAATATCTGACCATCAGCCAGTGTCGCCACATGACCTCCGGTCGCCAGGCGTGGCTGGAGTGGCAGAAGTGCGAAAATGTGTTTGCCGCAGCCGATACGGCCTGGGGAGATGAGGAGACGGGTAAGCAGTTGCGTTTTATTCAAATGATCGGTCATGTTATTAAATAA